A portion of the Streptomyces sp. NBC_00376 genome contains these proteins:
- a CDS encoding Pls/PosA family non-ribosomal peptide synthetase, which yields MEDQPLDVLTPGSDESAIGTRKYTGPETGIEKNLAEVLADVMCVEWVSVDSHFFDDLGANSLVMAHFCARVRKHADLPSASMKDIYRYPTIRSLATGLANAAPVEPSVPVPTGVVAPARTAGYVLCGILQFLLFLGYSFLAGLVADRGYAWVSAGSGVIDVYLRSFVFGGVGFVALCTFPVAAKWLLIGRCKPREFPVWGLTYLRFWTVKVLIHANPMIFFVGNPLYVLYLRALGARIGKGVTILSRNVPVCPDLLTVGAGTVIRKDSFFLCYRAHAGRIQTGRVTLGRDVFIGEKTVLDIDVSMGDGAQLGHTSTLYSGQAVPGGQRWHGSPAQPTQHDYLRIEPAECGTLRRVGFGLITVLQLLFLYVPLTVGGAYMLVTLVPALHDRLGPGTGGLTSPDLYVDALVLSLLLFFGFVVVGMAVMFTVPRLLNLVVEPDKVYPLYGLHYSVHRTIGRMTNIKFFTWLFGDSSYIVHYLRGIGYDLSQVEQTGSNFGTEVQHETPFLCSVGSGTMVADGLSVINADYSSTSFRVSRASIGSYNFLGNNIAYPSGARTGENCLLATKVMVPLEGEVREGVGLLGSPCFEIPRSVERDSRFDHLRTGDELRRSLAAKNRYNIRSMIFFLLVRWLHFFVLTIFGLANAELYGSYGHVMIAAFLVFSLGFTAVYFVLVERGIAAFRRLQPQVCSIYEPYFWWHERLWKVPDTYLNIFNGTPFKNVIWRMLGVRIGSRVFDDGCYMTERTLTTVGNDCTLNAGSKIQCHSQEDGTFKSDRSTLDAGCTVGVGAHVHYGVTMGVGAVLAPDSFLMKGEEVPPHARWGGNPAAEMRDAPHQPEALARKG from the coding sequence ATGGAGGATCAACCCCTCGACGTCTTGACTCCCGGGTCGGATGAATCCGCAATCGGTACACGCAAGTACACCGGCCCGGAGACCGGCATCGAGAAGAACCTCGCCGAAGTGCTGGCTGACGTCATGTGCGTCGAATGGGTGTCTGTCGACAGCCATTTCTTCGATGACCTCGGCGCCAACTCATTGGTAATGGCTCATTTCTGTGCACGGGTCAGGAAGCATGCAGACCTTCCCTCGGCGTCGATGAAGGACATCTACCGGTACCCGACGATCCGCAGCCTGGCGACGGGGCTCGCGAATGCCGCACCCGTCGAGCCTTCGGTCCCGGTGCCGACCGGGGTGGTGGCCCCGGCCCGCACGGCAGGATACGTCCTCTGCGGAATCCTGCAGTTCCTGCTTTTCCTGGGGTACTCCTTCCTTGCCGGACTTGTCGCCGACCGAGGCTATGCATGGGTTTCCGCCGGATCGGGTGTCATCGATGTCTATCTGCGGTCCTTCGTCTTCGGAGGCGTCGGCTTCGTCGCTCTGTGCACCTTCCCCGTTGCGGCCAAATGGCTCCTCATCGGCCGGTGCAAACCACGCGAGTTCCCGGTCTGGGGTCTGACCTATCTGCGCTTCTGGACCGTCAAGGTGCTGATCCACGCCAACCCGATGATCTTCTTCGTCGGCAATCCCTTGTACGTGCTGTACCTGCGAGCGCTGGGCGCACGGATCGGCAAAGGCGTCACGATCCTCTCCCGCAACGTTCCGGTCTGCCCCGACCTGCTCACCGTCGGCGCCGGCACGGTGATCCGCAAGGACTCGTTCTTCCTGTGCTACCGGGCGCACGCCGGCCGTATCCAGACCGGCCGGGTCACCCTGGGCCGGGACGTGTTCATCGGCGAGAAGACCGTGCTCGACATCGACGTGTCGATGGGCGACGGGGCTCAGCTCGGCCACACGTCCACGCTGTACAGCGGCCAGGCGGTCCCGGGCGGTCAGCGCTGGCACGGGTCCCCGGCACAGCCCACACAGCATGACTACCTGAGGATCGAGCCGGCCGAATGCGGCACGCTGCGCCGGGTCGGCTTCGGTCTCATCACCGTGCTTCAGTTGCTCTTCCTCTACGTGCCACTGACCGTCGGGGGCGCGTACATGCTGGTAACCCTGGTTCCGGCGCTGCACGACCGGCTGGGGCCGGGCACGGGCGGGCTCACGTCGCCGGATCTCTACGTCGACGCGCTGGTCCTTTCCCTGCTGCTGTTCTTCGGCTTCGTCGTCGTGGGCATGGCAGTGATGTTCACCGTTCCGCGCCTGCTGAACCTGGTCGTCGAGCCGGACAAGGTCTATCCGCTGTACGGGCTTCACTACTCGGTGCACCGGACGATCGGGCGCATGACCAACATCAAGTTCTTCACATGGCTGTTCGGTGACAGCTCCTACATCGTCCACTACTTGCGCGGCATCGGATACGACTTGTCCCAGGTCGAGCAGACCGGGTCGAACTTCGGCACAGAAGTGCAGCACGAGACCCCGTTTCTGTGCTCGGTCGGGAGCGGGACGATGGTCGCCGACGGGCTCTCCGTCATCAACGCCGACTATTCGAGCACGTCCTTCCGGGTGTCCCGGGCCTCGATCGGGTCATACAACTTCCTCGGGAACAACATCGCCTATCCCTCGGGGGCCAGAACGGGTGAGAACTGTCTCCTCGCGACGAAGGTGATGGTTCCGCTCGAAGGCGAGGTGCGCGAAGGGGTGGGACTGCTCGGCTCGCCGTGCTTCGAGATTCCCCGGTCGGTCGAGCGCGATTCCCGGTTCGACCATCTGCGCACCGGCGACGAGTTGCGCCGCAGCCTCGCTGCGAAGAATCGCTACAACATCCGCTCGATGATCTTCTTCCTCCTCGTGCGGTGGCTGCACTTCTTCGTGCTCACGATTTTCGGCCTGGCGAACGCTGAACTGTACGGCTCCTACGGGCATGTGATGATCGCCGCGTTCCTGGTGTTCAGCCTCGGATTCACCGCTGTCTACTTCGTACTGGTGGAGCGCGGCATCGCAGCATTCCGCAGGCTGCAACCGCAGGTGTGCTCCATCTACGAGCCCTACTTCTGGTGGCACGAGCGCCTCTGGAAGGTGCCCGACACCTACCTCAACATCTTCAACGGAACGCCTTTCAAGAACGTGATCTGGCGAATGCTGGGGGTTCGGATCGGCAGCAGGGTCTTCGATGACGGCTGTTATATGACGGAGCGGACGCTCACCACCGTCGGAAACGACTGCACGCTCAATGCGGGAAGCAAGATCCAGTGCCACTCGCAGGAGGACGGCACCTTCAAATCCGATCGCAGCACCCTCGATGCCGGCTGCACCGTCGGTGTGGGAGCGCACGTTCATTACGGCGTGACGATGGGCGTCGGCGCGGTGCTCGCACCCGACTCCTTCCTGATGAAGGGCGAAGAGGTCCCCCCGCACGCACGCTGGGGAGGAAACCCCGCCGCGGAGATGCGAGACGCCCCCCATCAGCCCGAGGCGCTGGCGCGGAAGGGGTAG
- a CDS encoding TauD/TfdA family dioxygenase produces MSSTSTASLVDVELESGKPPRLRAEVTGDAPAWAAEHRETLRAVVAEHGSVLVRGLGLRDAAETAAVFSKLATGLMTEQEAFAPRQTYSDGVYSSSKWPPNQPMCMHHELSYTLEFPGLMMFACLSAPTDGGATAVADSPTVLEALPTELTERFEREGWLLTRSYNDEIGASVAEAFGTEDRSAVERYCRANAITFEWQPDGGLRTRQHRSAVVRHPVTGRRCWFNQIAFLNEWTMDPEVHEYLVDVYGADGMPFNTRFGNGDPIGKDVVQLLNDVYEANTAREPWQAGDLMVVDNVRTAHSREPFEGPREVLVAMADPVRLDDCSPTVKVTTR; encoded by the coding sequence ATGTCGTCCACATCCACGGCGTCGCTGGTCGACGTGGAACTGGAATCCGGCAAACCCCCGCGCCTGAGGGCCGAGGTCACCGGAGACGCGCCGGCCTGGGCGGCCGAGCACCGGGAGACGCTGCGCGCAGTCGTCGCCGAACACGGTTCGGTCCTGGTCCGAGGCCTCGGGCTGCGTGACGCGGCCGAGACCGCAGCCGTCTTCTCAAAGCTGGCCACCGGTCTGATGACCGAGCAGGAGGCATTCGCACCCCGGCAGACCTACTCCGACGGGGTGTACTCCTCATCGAAGTGGCCGCCGAACCAGCCCATGTGCATGCACCATGAACTGAGCTACACGCTCGAGTTCCCCGGCCTGATGATGTTCGCCTGTCTCAGCGCGCCCACCGACGGCGGGGCGACCGCGGTGGCCGACTCACCGACCGTGCTCGAGGCGCTGCCCACCGAGTTGACCGAGCGGTTCGAGCGCGAGGGCTGGCTGCTCACCCGCAGCTACAACGACGAGATCGGCGCGTCCGTCGCCGAGGCCTTCGGCACCGAGGACCGGAGCGCCGTCGAGCGCTACTGCCGCGCCAACGCGATCACGTTCGAGTGGCAGCCCGATGGTGGACTGCGTACCAGACAGCACCGCAGCGCCGTGGTGCGCCACCCGGTCACCGGCCGACGCTGCTGGTTCAACCAGATCGCGTTCCTCAACGAGTGGACGATGGACCCCGAGGTGCACGAGTACCTGGTGGACGTCTACGGCGCCGACGGGATGCCGTTCAACACCCGCTTCGGCAACGGCGACCCGATCGGCAAGGATGTCGTGCAGCTGCTCAACGACGTCTACGAGGCGAACACCGCACGCGAACCGTGGCAGGCCGGCGACCTGATGGTCGTCGACAACGTCCGCACCGCGCACAGCAGGGAGCCCTTCGAGGGACCGCGTGAGGTGCTCGTCGCCATGGCCGATCCGGTGCGTCTGGACGACTGCTCGCCGACCGTGAAGGTGACCACGCGATGA
- a CDS encoding HAD family hydrolase, with protein sequence MTTRHIFTWSPAAIVFDCDGTLVDTERHWQDARSRVFGEFGLKPRPGFAERAKGVHYTECGHLMAGEAGKPQLADDMTHALLRHFKALVAEDPVTMPGAAALVRLAARHIPLAVASNCPLDVVESTLARVGLLGHFDHVVVAGDGLLPKPHPDVYATAVRLCNVRPEDAMAVEDSITGIESARRAGMRVLGVGPRPAEEGADQADLWLRTLADPELQAWAHAWADETA encoded by the coding sequence ATGACAACTCGTCACATCTTCACTTGGTCCCCGGCCGCCATCGTCTTCGACTGTGACGGAACCCTCGTGGATACCGAACGGCACTGGCAGGACGCGCGTAGCCGGGTCTTCGGAGAGTTCGGGCTGAAGCCCCGCCCCGGCTTCGCCGAGCGGGCCAAGGGCGTGCACTACACCGAGTGCGGCCACCTCATGGCCGGAGAGGCCGGGAAGCCGCAACTCGCCGACGACATGACGCATGCGCTTCTGAGACACTTCAAGGCGCTCGTTGCCGAAGACCCCGTGACCATGCCGGGTGCGGCGGCATTGGTCCGCCTCGCCGCCCGCCACATCCCGCTCGCGGTCGCCAGCAACTGCCCGTTGGACGTGGTCGAGTCCACCCTCGCCCGAGTCGGCCTCCTCGGCCACTTCGACCATGTCGTTGTCGCGGGCGATGGACTGCTGCCGAAACCCCATCCGGACGTCTACGCCACCGCGGTCCGCCTGTGCAACGTGCGGCCGGAGGACGCGATGGCTGTGGAGGACTCGATCACCGGCATCGAGTCGGCCCGGAGAGCAGGCATGCGCGTGCTCGGCGTGGGGCCTCGGCCGGCCGAAGAGGGGGCTGACCAGGCCGACCTGTGGCTGCGCACTCTGGCCGATCCAGAACTCCAGGCATGGGCCCATGCCTGGGCGGATGAGACCGCCTGA
- a CDS encoding ScbR family autoregulator-binding transcription factor — protein sequence MQDRARATRKSLLEAAAHLFVEQGYARTSINEISELSGRTSGAVYFHYSSKERLALAVVREQFASWPLLADRYAAPGVPPLEKLVALSFDIVKALRDDVMTRAGARLWAERRTIDVAIPTPFAVWTAAVTRLLTEARDEGELADDVEPSSTATTLVCTFFGLYDLTEEMAEHEDLSDRLHRWWLLILKALQAHPEPDALVARALAHHRPAPTG from the coding sequence GTGCAAGACAGGGCGCGCGCGACCCGAAAGTCTCTACTGGAAGCCGCGGCACACCTTTTCGTTGAACAAGGGTACGCACGGACAAGCATCAATGAGATCAGCGAACTTTCTGGGCGCACCAGCGGAGCCGTCTACTTCCACTACTCCAGCAAGGAGAGACTCGCACTGGCGGTCGTACGCGAACAGTTCGCATCCTGGCCGTTGTTGGCTGACCGCTATGCCGCCCCCGGCGTACCGCCGCTGGAGAAGCTGGTCGCCCTCAGCTTCGATATCGTCAAGGCACTGCGCGACGACGTCATGACCCGGGCCGGCGCGCGTCTGTGGGCTGAGCGCCGCACCATCGACGTCGCCATACCCACTCCCTTCGCCGTCTGGACGGCTGCCGTCACGCGCCTTCTGACCGAGGCACGCGACGAGGGCGAACTCGCTGACGACGTCGAGCCGTCGAGCACCGCCACGACCTTGGTGTGCACGTTCTTCGGGCTGTACGACCTCACCGAGGAGATGGCGGAGCACGAGGACCTCTCCGACCGGCTTCACCGGTGGTGGCTGCTGATCCTGAAGGCGTTGCAGGCACACCCCGAGCCCGACGCCCTGGTGGCGCGGGCCCTGGCGCACCACCGGCCGGCGCCCACCGGATGA
- the exaC gene encoding acetaldehyde dehydrogenase ExaC: protein MTRYAAPGTEGAIVSYESRYDHWIGGAYVPPVRGQYFENPSPVDGRSFTEIARGTAEDVELALDAAHAAAPAWGATAAGDRAGLLNRIADRMEAHLEELAVAESWDNGKPVRETLAADIPLAIDHFRYFAGALRAQEGSLSEIDEDTVAYHFHEPLGVVAQIIPWNFPILMATWKLAPALAAGNSVVLKPAEQTPASIHVWLKLVADLLPPGVVNIVNGFGTEAGKPLASSPRVAKVAFTGETTTGRLIMQYASENLRPVTLELGGKSPNIFFDDVWNADDDFRDKALEGFTMFALNQGEVCTCPSRALIQRGVYGEFLEAGIARTERIVPGHPLDTDTMIGAQASDEQLKKILSYLDIGRQEGAKVLTGGERIEYDGELAGGFYIQPTIFEGDNRMRVFQEEIFGPVVAVTSFSDFDDAIGTANDTLYGLGAGVWTRDMNTAYRAGRAIQAGRVWTNCYHAYPAHAAFGGYKQSGIGRENHKMMLEHYQQTKNILCSYSPKKLGFF, encoded by the coding sequence ATGACCCGCTACGCCGCGCCGGGTACCGAGGGCGCCATCGTCTCGTACGAGTCCCGCTACGACCACTGGATCGGCGGCGCCTACGTACCGCCCGTCCGTGGTCAGTACTTCGAGAACCCCAGCCCCGTCGACGGCCGCTCCTTCACCGAGATCGCCCGCGGCACGGCCGAGGACGTCGAACTGGCCCTGGACGCGGCACACGCCGCGGCGCCCGCCTGGGGAGCCACGGCGGCCGGCGACCGTGCGGGGCTGCTCAACAGGATCGCCGACCGGATGGAGGCCCATCTGGAGGAGCTCGCGGTCGCCGAGAGCTGGGACAACGGCAAGCCGGTGCGCGAGACCCTGGCCGCCGACATCCCCCTCGCCATCGACCACTTCCGCTACTTCGCCGGTGCGTTGCGTGCCCAGGAGGGTTCGCTGAGCGAGATCGACGAAGACACGGTCGCGTACCACTTCCATGAGCCGCTCGGCGTCGTCGCGCAGATCATCCCGTGGAACTTCCCGATCCTGATGGCCACGTGGAAGCTGGCTCCGGCGCTCGCGGCAGGCAACTCGGTGGTCCTGAAGCCGGCCGAACAGACCCCGGCCTCCATCCACGTATGGCTGAAGCTGGTCGCCGACCTGCTGCCGCCTGGCGTCGTCAACATCGTGAACGGCTTCGGAACGGAGGCAGGCAAACCGCTCGCCTCCAGCCCGCGGGTCGCGAAGGTCGCCTTCACCGGTGAGACCACGACGGGGCGGCTGATCATGCAGTACGCCTCCGAGAACCTCCGGCCGGTGACCCTGGAGCTCGGCGGCAAGTCCCCCAACATCTTCTTCGACGACGTGTGGAACGCGGACGACGACTTCCGCGACAAGGCCCTCGAAGGCTTCACCATGTTCGCCCTCAACCAGGGGGAGGTCTGTACCTGTCCGTCGCGAGCCCTCATCCAGCGCGGGGTGTACGGCGAATTCCTGGAAGCGGGCATCGCCCGCACCGAACGGATCGTGCCCGGGCACCCGCTGGACACGGACACGATGATCGGCGCACAGGCCTCCGACGAGCAGCTGAAGAAGATCCTCTCGTACCTGGACATCGGCCGGCAGGAGGGCGCGAAGGTCCTCACGGGCGGTGAGCGGATCGAATACGACGGGGAGCTCGCGGGCGGCTTCTACATCCAGCCCACCATCTTCGAGGGCGACAACCGGATGCGGGTCTTCCAGGAGGAGATCTTCGGCCCGGTCGTGGCGGTCACGTCCTTCTCCGACTTCGACGACGCGATCGGGACCGCGAACGACACGCTGTACGGCCTGGGGGCCGGTGTGTGGACTCGCGACATGAACACCGCGTACCGGGCGGGCCGCGCCATCCAGGCCGGCCGGGTCTGGACGAACTGCTACCACGCGTACCCGGCACACGCGGCCTTCGGTGGCTACAAGCAGTCCGGGATCGGCCGCGAGAACCACAAGATGATGCTGGAGCACTATCAGCAGACGAAGAACATTCTTTGTTCATACAGCCCGAAGAAGCTTGGGTTCTTCTAG
- a CDS encoding non-ribosomal peptide synthetase: MGTQVKADREFWRDVLVAGGLTEIPRWTLNPVKGLGEHEAPIPDDVVAALGRLAEDLAVPLDSVLLTAHAKVLAALSGEHEVATGYVSAGGGRPLLCRLTTEPDSWRTLLLNAHRVASELLSHQDFPVDELRCELGLAEPSIEVVFDPHGMGGEVTGDTMLRVGFSQHGGHLALRLRYRTDALDEDCAVRIAGYHLTALTLIAADPDAGHERQSLLSAEELHFQLEELAGPHRELPDHRFHELFEQRVASHPDAVAAVHGDLQLTYRELNARANRVGRALLGRGLRPEGVVAVVTERNLDWMVAVLAIFKAGGVYLPIEPHFPADRLATMLSRAACELVLTEPGSTATLDQALGPLPGVQKLFVGTAYEEDHADDDLAVHVAPDQLAYIYFTSGSTGEPKGAMCEHAGMLNHLYAKIDDLEIGEGQVVAQTAPQCFDISLWQLMSALLVGGRTLLVEQEVILNVQRFVDKIIDGRVAVLQVVPSYLDVVVSWLNQHPRELPDLRCVSVTGEALKKELVQRWFAAQPGIKLVNAYGLTETSDDTNHEVMDRAPDGDRVLLGPAVNNVHVYVVDEHLIPVPLGAPGLIVFSGVCVGRGYVNDPELTRQAYLADPHREGARLYRGGDYGRWTPGGKLEFLGRRDTQVKIRGFRIEIGEIENALLQVPGVRDGAVVVAERADQSKHLVAFYSGRQPLEVDVMLDRLGESLPAYMVPSAFHWRETLPLTANSKIDRRTLTALAGELDVVRDDFRAPDTPAEKQLAAAWAKVLGIPQDQIGRRDHFFDRGGTSLSAVKLAIVLDRAVSLKDVTRHPILADLAGLLDSRSGRRAGLLQPLSESDGAQNSALVCFPYAGGNAVNFQPMARALPDGGPAVYAVELPGHDVAAESEPLTPMTQVVEQVVDEITGRGLTRVLLWGHSSGAAWAVETARKLREHGVDVQRVFLGAQLLGDADDRRAGVAGLAGRSDAEIATDLSTGGGCGALGELGPQHAEHVGAAYRHDCVSAHRYFIEALESPPAQKLSVPVTVVVASDDPSTAEYPRRYLDWQLLAEQVDLHELADGGHYFLRTRPAETAKAVLQATELFASS, translated from the coding sequence ATGGGAACGCAAGTGAAGGCCGACCGGGAATTCTGGCGCGATGTGCTCGTCGCCGGTGGACTCACCGAAATCCCGCGGTGGACGCTCAATCCGGTGAAGGGACTCGGCGAACACGAGGCGCCGATCCCGGACGACGTCGTGGCGGCGTTGGGCCGACTGGCCGAGGACCTGGCGGTGCCGCTCGACTCGGTACTGCTGACAGCACACGCCAAGGTGCTCGCCGCGCTCTCCGGCGAGCACGAGGTCGCGACCGGATATGTCAGTGCGGGGGGCGGCCGGCCGCTGCTCTGCCGGCTGACGACCGAGCCCGACTCGTGGCGGACGCTGCTGCTGAACGCGCATCGGGTCGCGTCGGAGCTGCTGTCGCACCAGGATTTCCCGGTCGACGAGCTCAGGTGTGAACTGGGCCTGGCCGAGCCGTCGATCGAGGTCGTGTTCGATCCGCACGGCATGGGCGGCGAAGTCACCGGTGACACCATGCTGCGGGTGGGGTTCTCGCAACACGGCGGCCACCTTGCGCTGCGGCTGCGGTATCGAACCGACGCACTCGACGAGGACTGCGCCGTCCGGATCGCCGGTTACCACCTCACCGCACTCACGCTGATCGCCGCCGATCCGGACGCCGGGCACGAGCGGCAGAGCCTGCTCTCCGCCGAGGAACTCCACTTCCAGCTCGAAGAACTCGCCGGTCCGCACCGGGAACTGCCGGACCACCGGTTCCACGAACTGTTCGAGCAGCGGGTGGCGTCACATCCGGACGCCGTCGCCGCGGTGCACGGGGATCTGCAACTGACGTACCGAGAACTCAACGCGCGCGCCAACCGGGTGGGACGAGCCCTGCTGGGGCGCGGGCTGCGCCCCGAGGGTGTCGTCGCGGTGGTGACCGAGCGCAACCTGGACTGGATGGTCGCCGTCCTCGCGATCTTCAAGGCCGGCGGCGTGTACCTGCCCATCGAGCCGCATTTCCCGGCCGACCGGCTCGCGACCATGCTCTCCCGTGCCGCATGCGAGCTCGTGCTGACCGAACCCGGCAGCACCGCCACGCTCGATCAGGCCCTCGGCCCACTGCCCGGGGTCCAGAAGCTCTTCGTCGGCACGGCCTACGAGGAAGACCACGCCGACGATGATCTGGCCGTCCACGTCGCACCGGACCAGCTCGCCTACATCTACTTCACTTCCGGCTCCACAGGTGAGCCCAAGGGCGCGATGTGCGAGCACGCGGGCATGCTGAACCACCTCTACGCCAAGATCGACGACCTGGAGATCGGCGAGGGACAGGTGGTCGCCCAGACCGCACCGCAATGCTTCGACATCTCGCTCTGGCAGCTGATGTCCGCGCTCCTGGTCGGGGGACGGACCCTGCTGGTGGAGCAAGAGGTGATCCTGAACGTCCAGCGGTTCGTCGACAAGATCATCGACGGCCGGGTCGCCGTCCTCCAGGTCGTGCCCTCCTACCTGGACGTGGTGGTGTCCTGGCTGAATCAGCACCCCCGCGAGCTGCCGGATCTGCGGTGCGTGTCGGTCACGGGCGAGGCGCTGAAGAAGGAGCTCGTGCAGCGCTGGTTCGCCGCCCAGCCCGGGATCAAGCTGGTCAACGCCTACGGGCTGACCGAGACCTCGGACGACACCAACCACGAGGTCATGGACCGCGCGCCCGACGGAGACCGGGTTCTGCTGGGTCCCGCGGTCAACAACGTGCACGTCTACGTCGTCGACGAGCACCTGATCCCGGTGCCGCTCGGAGCCCCCGGCCTGATCGTCTTCTCCGGCGTCTGCGTCGGCCGCGGATACGTCAACGACCCCGAGCTCACCCGACAGGCCTACCTGGCCGATCCGCACCGTGAGGGCGCCCGGCTCTACCGGGGCGGCGACTACGGCCGCTGGACGCCCGGGGGAAAGCTGGAGTTCCTCGGCCGCCGCGACACCCAGGTGAAGATCCGTGGCTTCCGGATCGAGATCGGCGAGATCGAGAACGCCTTGCTGCAGGTGCCCGGTGTTCGCGACGGTGCGGTCGTGGTCGCCGAGCGGGCCGACCAGAGCAAGCACCTGGTGGCGTTCTACTCCGGTCGGCAGCCGCTCGAGGTGGACGTGATGCTGGACCGGCTCGGTGAGTCGCTGCCCGCGTACATGGTGCCGTCGGCCTTTCACTGGCGGGAGACTCTGCCGCTGACGGCCAACAGCAAGATCGACAGAAGGACTCTGACGGCACTCGCAGGAGAACTCGATGTCGTCCGGGACGACTTCCGCGCGCCGGACACGCCGGCCGAAAAGCAGTTGGCGGCCGCATGGGCGAAGGTGCTAGGCATCCCGCAGGACCAGATCGGACGGCGGGACCACTTCTTCGACCGGGGCGGTACGTCGCTGTCGGCAGTGAAGCTGGCCATCGTCCTGGACCGCGCGGTGTCCCTCAAGGATGTCACCCGTCACCCGATCCTCGCCGATCTGGCCGGGCTGCTCGACAGCAGGTCCGGGCGGCGTGCCGGGCTGCTTCAGCCGCTGTCGGAATCGGACGGTGCGCAGAACTCTGCCCTGGTGTGCTTCCCCTACGCCGGCGGCAACGCGGTGAACTTCCAGCCGATGGCCAGGGCACTGCCGGACGGTGGACCGGCGGTCTACGCCGTCGAGCTGCCCGGTCACGACGTGGCCGCCGAGAGCGAGCCGCTCACGCCGATGACGCAGGTGGTCGAGCAGGTCGTCGACGAGATCACCGGGCGTGGTCTGACCAGGGTCCTGCTGTGGGGCCACTCCTCGGGCGCCGCATGGGCCGTGGAGACTGCCAGAAAGCTGCGGGAGCACGGGGTGGACGTCCAACGAGTGTTCCTCGGCGCGCAACTGCTCGGTGACGCCGACGACCGGCGCGCCGGCGTCGCCGGGCTGGCAGGGCGGAGCGACGCCGAGATCGCCACGGACCTGAGCACGGGAGGCGGTTGCGGCGCACTCGGTGAGCTGGGGCCGCAGCACGCCGAGCATGTCGGCGCCGCCTACCGGCACGACTGCGTGTCCGCGCACCGCTACTTCATCGAGGCCCTGGAGAGCCCGCCCGCGCAGAAGCTGTCCGTGCCGGTCACCGTGGTCGTTGCCTCGGACGACCCGAGCACGGCGGAGTACCCGCGCCGATACCTCGACTGGCAGCTTCTGGCCGAGCAGGTCGACCTGCACGAGCTCGCCGACGGCGGTCACTACTTCCTGCGTACCCGTCCGGCCGAGACAGCCAAGGCTGTTCTGCAGGCCACCGAGTTGTTCGCTTCTTCCTGA